The genome window AGCCCTTCTCCTTGGGGATGTGGGTCTGGCAGCCAGAGAATCCCTgtgccctcctccccacagggaacaagcccccAGGGCTGTCAGGGCCAATACCTGTCACATGTTGGAGAGATCTCCAACAGGCtcctcaccacttccctggagcACCGCTCcgtcagcaggaggaggagtgagTGCAGGCTGTGCCGGGCTGGCTCCGTGGAGACGCCCTCGATGTTTTTGTAGATGTATCTCATGAGCTTTGGCACCTGGATGTGAGACgggtgaggatgctgcagcccctggtgctgctgcagccattccCCAAGCTGCCACTGAAACTGCTGCCCTCCCCGTCCTTCTCCGCTCTCTTGAAATGGCTTCAGGTGCCTGAGAGAGCTGCtttagggaaggagggaaggacaaggcctgacagggctcaCAGGCAGGACAATCCAGCCACAGGGCACTTACATCTGTCATCCAGGAGGCCGGGTCTCCCATGGCCGTGTCCAGGACCCTGCTGCCCATCTGCCTGTCACAGATATCCTCTGCTGTCAAGGCCTCAATGGCCACCATGAGAATGTCCGTCATCTGGGCAGGCTGGCGGTTTTCTCCAAACTCCTacaggaggaaggaagatggGGAAGACATGTCGTGCTGACCaccctgctggtgctgcttggctgagcaccatgagcagctctggccagaGATGCCCGGCAGCGCTGtcagcagtgcctgcagggaagctggaaaCAGGGTCTGCCGTCACTGCAGGGGGGAGGATTAGAGCAGAGGCTccccaggtggagggaggagggttGGGAGCATGGGCATTATGTGTTTGCCCTGCTGGGAACCAGGGCTCCCTGGTGTCCAGGACGGCTGGACCACCCTCGGACAGTCCCTACGTGGGGagagcaggaaccctctcaCCAGGGACAGTGAGGCCATGCCAACTCTGCTGATTCTGGGTCGCTTTGCTCACAGGTGTCTCCTGACACAAGGTGGGAGCTCGTTACCTTGGCCATGTTGATACCGTGGTGGAGTGAAGCAATTGTCCAGATGCTCACAGAATCCCATGCAGGTTGGAGCTCTGGATGCTTTGggttctcctctggcagtgtctCGCCTACGTGGAGGGGAAACACAGAGGAGTCAGTTGGACACAGCATCTTTGCCAACAAGCTTCCGCAACCATGAAAAGAGCTTGAAGCTCAGCACGGCTGAGGAGggcggctgtgctggggccggcttccagctgctcctgggcagccctggtggTCAAGCACCGCCATGTCCCCCACCTGCAGGACTGCACTGCCGCTGTGCCAAGGAAACGTGATCCTGGCATCGAGCTGGTCGCTCTCACTGGCCCATTTGTTTACTGGCCCGGACCCTTGCCCAGCCCTGAGGCAGCCCTGCACTCACCGGTCTGCATCAGCTGGACCGTGGGGACCTTGCAGGCGTCCAGCAGAGAActgctctcctgggaagcctccacctcttcccaggctgcccttggggtgctggggggcggTCTCTTTGCCATCCTGTGAAATGCCGGGAAGCGGGGGGAAAGGACGGGAACTTAAGGGAAAGTCCTCTGTACTATTGGGGAAGGGGGAACTTCAGGCAAAGGCCTCTGTGCTCTGAAGTGCCGGGACTGGCAATGAAAGTCGTGGGCTGTGCTCGGGGTCTCCTCGCCAGCTCCGctctcctgtcctgtcccgtcGCTGTCTTGACAGACAGTGCAGGGCTGCGGTCACGCCACCTGTATATGGCACCGTGTGGTGTCACACAGCGGGTCACAAAGGGCCTCACTGTGACGCATCACCCAGGCTGGGAGGGGCAGGGCGTCCACTGCGGGGTGGACCTGTAGGTGTAACAGCACCTGTATTGGcatctgtgctgctctctgtAACCTTCTCTTCAGCTGTATTTGTGTCAATAGCTTCATGTGCCATGGTTCCTCCACCTGTGATGGCACCTCAGCTGGTGGTGCCATCACTCGCTGTACCTGCTGCTGGATGCGTCAAGGGCAGTTCTGTTTAacctctttatcaatgatctggatgaagggattgagtgcacccttagtaaatttgcagatgacaacaaattgggtgggagtgtttcATCTACTGACAGGGAACGCtcacttccctggtcctgctggccacactattcctgatacaagccaggatgctggtggcctttttggccacctgggcacacactggctcatgttcagacgctgtcaccaacacccttagggccttttcctccaggcactttccagctgctcttccccggCCTGCAGCGTTCATGCAGCACATCCATGTTCACTGCCCATCAGAGccacctttactttgcttttcctgatatgtcatctctgcttccagttttcttctctacccAGACCCTGCACCTGGTTTCTCAGTAGTGTTCCTCGGTGGGACCCATTAGCACTACAAGGAAgtttggagtttgaatctgacATTGACTTCTTGAGATGTTTCTTCAACTTCCTCTCAGGgcctgaggttcatggactcagcagcaaacccaccagaggggtcattaaagtgccttgtgctgctcctgtgctgctgagctgggctgggctcctggcacagagggagctcatggcagcggcagcgctgcagagagacagctctgcccaggagcagctcctctgcacacgcagcagggctgagggctctgcctggagctgctgaggaggGAGGAGTGAGGAAGTGGCTCAGGACTGGGAGCGTGACCGAGAGTTCACTGGAGGAGACATCTCTGCAGCCCTTgacatggtaagtctctgggtgcagggtaATTCAGCTGTAACTCCTGGAGTCACACAGAGCTGTCCCTGGGCAGTgccggctgctgggaggggtctgcagggcagagctgagcacacagcgagTGGGATGGGATCTGTGGCACTGACAGcaggacacctggggacacagacacagctgcaggcagggacagctccaggcagcagagcagggggtgttcaGGAGCTCTTTCGGTCCTTgtctgcagatgatgctgggtgttGTGTGCTGGGCAATGATCTGACTGTCCCTTTAGGACATGTCGCTTTCAGGagcctgaccctgctctgcctgtcctgctgggctcacgaGCTGCCCCCAGAAAGGCTCAGGTCTGCTGTAGgatcccagcagtgctgagcctttccttggggtccGCACTGTCCTCTCAGAGTTCTTTGCTTCACTCGGTGAGAGGTcgggtcctgctctctccatcacatctccGCCAGTGggctggaacagagaacagtttgcagatctgccctttcaaacAATGCTCCCCCGCTCCCATATGAGtccaaatatttggggttttttaaggaGTAATTTGTGTGTGAAGTCATCTTCAAAGTAGCACAAGCAAAGGCACAGGAGCGATGGCAAGAAGACTGATGGACTCTTCTGCTGTCCTGactctgcactgagccacagAAAGATGAGCCCTTTCGCCTGTCCTCTCTCAAGACTCTTCACATTTTACCTCATAAAGATGAAGATTTTGACCCCTACAAAAACCCAGTCACGGGATGTGATGgtgaaaaactaaaaacacagacaaaatcaTTACAAAGACATGTTAAAACACGGCTCTGCTTCCCGTGCTTTTCAGTGTCAAGAGTGCAGATACTGACGATTTCCATTAACAATGCATAAAATCGGACACCGCTTGTGAACGTTGGAGCTGCCACAACCCAGCTCCCGTGTCCccagtgcagcagagcagagctggctgcttgGCAGCACACGGGCAGAggttctgctgctcacagcacactcagccagcacagaCCAGAGAAAGGAAACGCATTTCAGTTGGGGTGATGTTAATGAAAAAGAGAGTAGTTTTGCTCCGTGGAGTCTGTCCTAATATTAagttgttgtttccttttttgaacagagaaacagccaatgtccaacagcagctccatcacccagttcctcctcttgccattcacagacacacgggagctgcagctcttgcacttctggctcttcctgggcatctacctggctgccctcctgggcaacggcctcatcatcaccaccatagcctgtgaccagcacctccacacccccatgtacttcttcctcctcaacctctccctccttgacttgggctccatctccaccattgtccccaaatccatggccaattccctttGGGACACCAGGACTATCTCCTATCGAGGATGTGctacacagctctttttttttctctccttgatcTCTGTTGAGTATtcccttctcaccatcatggcctatgaccgctacgttgccatctgcaaacccctgcactacgggaccctcctgggcagcagagcttgtgtgcacgtggcagcagctgcctgggccagtggCTTTCTCAACACTTTTCTACACACGGTCaacacattttcactgccactctgcaagggcaatgctgtggaccagttcttctgcgAAATTCCTCatatcctcaagctctcctgctcacactcctacctcagggaagtgTGGCTTCTTGTTGTTAGCTCCTGTTTAGtctttgggtgttttgtgttcattgtggtgtcctatgtgcagatcttcagggccgtgctgaggatcccctctgagcagggacggcacaaagccttttccacgtgcctccctcacctggccgtggtctccctgtttgtcagcactggtaTTTTTGCTCACCTGAAGCCCCCTTCCATCTTCTCCCCAAACCTAGATCGGGTGGTGTccgttctgtactcggtggtgcctccagcagtgaaccccctcatttACAGTATGAGGAACAAAGAGATCAAGGATTCCCTGAGGAAATTATTTGACCAAGGAATACTGCAGTATCAATAAGCAGTCTATCATCCTCAGGAGAAAGCTTGGAggctttttttaacatatatgtcttggttttctttttgtttaatatacTTCAAATCATATTCCCACTGaaagaatattatttattgCCCTCTACCAGTGTTTTGTGGTGTAAAGTCCTCATATACAAATGGAGCATTGCTCCCAGTGCAGGTAAACACAGCAAAGAAACCAGCAGGAAATTATTTGTCTGTGTCTCATCTTGTACATGTCCTCTGGAACTGGGGGTTCAGTCCTGGCACGCAGGAGGGGTCAAGGAGCCAAGAGCCCAGCTGCCATGAGGAGGATCAGGCACTTGTGGACCTCAGGGCTGCTCCTCACCGCCTCACTGGACAGATCCTTTCTGCCACTTTTGCATTGGGCTCCCTGGAGCCATGGTCATGGACAAGAGCAGTTCATGGTCTTTTCAGAGCAGCGGGGCCAGCTCAGGGCCCTGAGGAGAGCCCAGAGTGGGAACCAAGGCTGCctggccagcccagcctggacaCAGTCACCCAGGGAAAGGGACGtctctggagaagagcaagggagcattgctgtgcctgcagggaggaatccaggaggaagagaaaccccCTTCTGCAGACACTCATTTGGGgccggctgctctgctgctggagcagcactcctgttctgggctggggagaggggctggcactgaggggCACAGGCCGTCTGTGCTGGGGATCTCCTGGAGCTGACACCAGCAGTGCTGGTTTTGCACTGGTCTCCATGTCCTCGTGCCATGTCCAGCTCCAGCCAGACTGGGAAGGTTCCCAGGACATTTGTCTCTCCCGCTGCCATTTACAGCACTGACCACTTCCCCAAGTTCACGTGTGAGGTTTGCTCTCTGTCCATCTTCTTCCTGCTGTGGGACTCGGTGCCTGTGTCAGggaacagccagccctgcccggcctCCCTTCTTGCCCAGAGGttggcagagccagagcagggCTGTAGCAGCCCCTGCATGGGACACGGCTGGGGCTGGATGGGACGTCATTGCAGTCTGCACCTTCCTCATGGTGGGCAGTGGAGGGGGATgcgctgatctcttcttccTGATGACCTGTGATAGGACATGTAAATGGAGTGAAACTGCATCgggggaagttcagattggacattaggaaaaggttcttcactgagagggtggtccGTCACTGGAACCGGCTCctcagggaagtggtcatgACACCACatctgtcagagttcaaggagcatctggcAGATGCTCTTAGTTTTATGGTTTAGTTTAggtagtcctgtgaggagcagagacttggattcaatgatccttatgggtccttTTCAACTCaagttattctatgattttcaaaCTCCAGATTAGTCCTTCCCTGactgatttgtgtgtgtgtgtgagtgagtttgtctgtgtgtgtgtctgtttgtctgtctctgGGGTACTGGGGAGATGAGGTGACCCAAGGTCAACTTCTGAATAGATTCCAAATCTAAGACCTGCTCTTGGAGGGTTCTAAACCTTATGTGTGTCATATGGATGTATATTTTCCACTGACACAGCCAAACATACAAATAGACACAGTTGGGCTGGGGAGGTGAGGAACAACACTGTCCATGCAATGATGGACCCCAAGGAGATGGCTTCTCCTTCCCATACACACCTCTTTAGGAGGAACTCTGTATCAATATCAATTGGAGAATTCCTCTATCACTTCTTCTCTTTACATCCCTTCCTCTTCAACCACACTTTTGAAACTGATCTGATTAAGTGTACAAGTTCTGAAGACCAGATAtaaatcatacaatcatagaattataggaTCGTTTCAGTTCGAAGGggccctcaggatcaccaagtgcaaccataacctaatctaactctggtactaaatcatgtccctaataaccttgtctaaatgccttttaaacccctccatggatggtgatTCTACCACtgcgctgggcagcctgttccaacgcctgacaaccctttctgagaagaatattttcctaatatgcAATCTAAATCTCAGTCCCCGGGGTCAGCTGATTGGCGCCAGCTCAGCTGGAGTCGTTTCAGCGGATCCTGAGGTACACGGGGTTTTGCGGTTCCCCGGATCCCAATTTTTCGACCTGGAagcccccggcagcccttgcaaGAGTGGCTGACGTGGCGTGGTGTTACCACAGTGTCGGCGATCACACCCCgaccccttgccttgaaaaagcctccgaGAGGGTAGCGACTGTCACTGCTCAGCAGACACTGGGAggggagcaaccagcttgtcaAGTGGGTGAGTACCACCCacactttgctgcagcagcgggtgtgtTAGCTCGTGTAGTAGGGTGCAGAGGGTGTCACTCCTTGCTTGGTAGACCCTCTCACCTATTGCCAGTGTCCCAGAGCGCTGCTGACCATGGTCTCCAGAAAGAGAGCTTGTCACAAAAAGACTGTCGCAACTCAGACAGAGGCCTTGCCCCGaaccgtggctgttcaggtctctggctgcagggattgccagagcctgctgctgcttggggaggatggccagcatcccacatgtgtgaggtgtgagctggtgcaagatctgctcagcatgatCGCAAATCTTAGGGAGAAGGTCCAGACACCGAggtccatcagggagtgtgaaaaggagattaactggtggagtaactccctgatGTACCAGTCAGAAAGGTCCCAGGGGGATACCCTCCAAAAGGTGATGGACCCCCTGCCCTGTCAGGCAGAGGGGGAAGACCCGAGACAACCCCTGCCCTGTCGCTGTTGGGCTGAGGTAGGggaccacaaagatgatgagggttGGAAGCAAGTTCCAGTTCAGCGTCACGGGCAACCCCCACTCcttacctgctttgcttcctcagGTGCCTCTCCGTAATAagtttgaggccctggaacttgaagaagaggtaggtgaggatgtggtgcaaggcccgCCTACAAGGccacatagaaagaggcagttgaccccACGCCTCAAGACTgactctgataagaaagaaagaagggtaattgtagtaggtaattcccttctgagagggacagagcgCCCAacatgcagagttgaccctcatcaaagggaagtttgtagtctacctgcaGCCCAGATCAAGGATATCACCAAGGCACTCCCAACCTGGTGCACTCAAcagtgaactggctgaagggaagaagccagagagtggtggtcaatggtacctggggtggattagaagtggggtggtcagtaggtcagagaggttctcctgcccctctactctgccctggggagaccacacctggaatattgtgttcagggagcagagccctcccgGGCTCTTTTAGCTGCCTTGActtacctggggtttttttggacttCAAACGAAAGCA of Columba livia isolate bColLiv1 breed racing homer chromosome 7, bColLiv1.pat.W.v2, whole genome shotgun sequence contains these proteins:
- the LOC135579984 gene encoding olfactory receptor 14A16-like, which produces MSNSSSITQFLLLPFTDTRELQLLHFWLFLGIYLAALLGNGLIITTIACDQHLHTPMYFFLLNLSLLDLGSISTIVPKSMANSLWDTRTISYRGCATQLFFFLSLISVEYSLLTIMAYDRYVAICKPLHYGTLLGSRACVHVAAAAWASGFLNTFLHTVNTFSLPLCKGNAVDQFFCEIPHILKLSCSHSYLREVWLLVVSSCLVFGCFVFIVVSYVQIFRAVLRIPSEQGRHKAFSTCLPHLAVVSLFVSTGIFAHLKPPSIFSPNLDRVVSVLYSVVPPAVNPLIYSMRNKEIKDSLRKLFDQGILQYQ